The genomic segment GTCGGGTAAACGTCATTGGTGGACTGATGCATATTTGAATGCTTGAGAGGATGCACCAGTGAACAATTCCCACGCTCAACGGGGAGGAGTTCTATCGCACGGTTTGCGATAACTTCATTAAAGTTCATATTGGTCGAAGTTCCGGCCCCGCCCTGAAACGGATCAACAACGATCTGATCATGCAGGTTACCGGAAGCTATGTCCTTGCAGGCGGCGATAACAGCAGTACCTATTTCTTCATCCATATATCCCAGTTCAACATTGGTAACTGCACAGGCCTCTTTGACCATGGCAAAAGACCGGATGAAAACCGGATGCATAGAATAACCGGAAAACGGAAAATTCCGCACGGCTCTTAAAGTATGAATGCCGTAATAGACATCAGACGGAATATCCATTTTACCCAGTGCGTCACTTTCACGGCGCACTTTATCAGCCACTTTGCAAGGCATAGCTGCTCCGAAACTCTACAGGTAAAGGTCTCTTTCGCCGGCTTCCATACGGGTCATCCTTTCAGTGAGCAGATTCTTACGGTCTGCATCAGGATATCCGGCTATTTCCTTACGGATAAGTTCATTACCAGCTTTTTTTGTTTCTTCGGAAGCGTAATCTTCCAGATATTCTTTAAAAGTCAGCAGCCCGTTAGGCAGGCAGAATTTCTGGATAAAACCTGTTTTTGCAAGCTCCATAAAATGTTCACCGGTACGTCCAAGACGATAACAGGCCGTACACCATGAAGGGACATAACTCTTCTCGGCAGTGATAAGGCTGTGGATAACCTCATCAAGACTGCGGCTGTCACCGACACAGAACTGCTGAACATCAGGACGGTCAAATTCTGGATCGCTGTATGCTCCGGGGTATGTTCTGGAACCTGCGGAAATCTGTGAAACACCGACTTCAAGCAGTTCTTTACGGAACTCTGCATTTTCACGGGTTGTCAGAATCAGACCGGTATAAGGCACAGCAAGACGAAGTACGGCTACGATCTTTTTAAAATTATGGTCGGAAGACAGATAAGGAGGATTAAAAGCCAGCTCTGAATTCTGTGCAGGCTCAATTCTTGGAAATGAAATAGTATGCGGGCCGACACCACAGTCCTTTTCAAGCTGCTGCGCATGGTAAAGAAGTCCCATAACCTCAAAGATAGGGTCAAACAGACCGAACAATGCGCCCATTCCTACATCATCTATGCCTGCTTCCTGAGCACGGTGCATGGCATAAAGTCTGTATGCATAATCCGTTTTTTTACCTGCCAGATGAACTTTATTATATGTTTCCTGATGATAGGTTTCATGGAAACACTGATATGTTCCGATACCTACGTCATGAAGTGTTTTAAAGCCTGCTACATCAAGCGGAGCACAGTTGATGTTCACCCGGCGGATTTCGCCGCTTTTTTCGGATGTCACGGCATAAACGTCACGCACAGTCTGAGCGATCCATTCAGCGTTATATTTAGGATGTTCGCCGTATACCAGCAGCAGACGTTTGTGACCGAGATCTTCCAGCACTTCAACTTCTTTGCGGATTTCATCAGAACTCAGGGTTCTGCGATCAAGATCTTCATTTTTTGCATTGAATCCGCAATAAGCACACTGGTTTACACATTCATTGGAAATATAAAGCGGAGCAAAAAGGACCAGACGGTTACCGTATATCTTTTTCTTGATATACATAGCGGTATTGAAAATCTCATTATCAAGTTCTTTGTCAGTATTTTTAAGCAGAACTGCAGCTTCGAAAGGTGTAAGGCCCTGTCTTTCTCTTGCCTTCAGAAGGATTTCCTGAACCAGTGACGGTGCAGGGTCGGTTGCTTTTTCCATTTCTGACCAGATAAGATCTTCGTTAATAAAAGTTTTCTGCCTGGTTCCTGAACTGATGATTTTATTCATGACTCTGTCCTTTTTTTAAACGAGAAGTGATTTAACTTTAACGCCTTCAAGCATGCCCAGTTTTCCGGTCAAAGCGCCGACTTCATCGGTAGTGGCTTCTATGATAAGCCCGATGACGTTTACATCTTTTTCACGGAAAGGAAGCCCCATTCGCCCTACAATGATCTCGCCATGTTCACTGAGAGTCTGATTGACTTTCGGTGCGGCTTTGAATCTGTTTTTAATTGTTATCCCGATTATACCTA from the Maridesulfovibrio zosterae DSM 11974 genome contains:
- the hydG gene encoding [FeFe] hydrogenase H-cluster radical SAM maturase HydG → MNKIISSGTRQKTFINEDLIWSEMEKATDPAPSLVQEILLKARERQGLTPFEAAVLLKNTDKELDNEIFNTAMYIKKKIYGNRLVLFAPLYISNECVNQCAYCGFNAKNEDLDRRTLSSDEIRKEVEVLEDLGHKRLLLVYGEHPKYNAEWIAQTVRDVYAVTSEKSGEIRRVNINCAPLDVAGFKTLHDVGIGTYQCFHETYHQETYNKVHLAGKKTDYAYRLYAMHRAQEAGIDDVGMGALFGLFDPIFEVMGLLYHAQQLEKDCGVGPHTISFPRIEPAQNSELAFNPPYLSSDHNFKKIVAVLRLAVPYTGLILTTRENAEFRKELLEVGVSQISAGSRTYPGAYSDPEFDRPDVQQFCVGDSRSLDEVIHSLITAEKSYVPSWCTACYRLGRTGEHFMELAKTGFIQKFCLPNGLLTFKEYLEDYASEETKKAGNELIRKEIAGYPDADRKNLLTERMTRMEAGERDLYL
- a CDS encoding TM1266 family iron-only hydrogenase system putative regulator translates to MDKRLGIIGITIKNRFKAAPKVNQTLSEHGEIIVGRMGLPFREKDVNVIGLIIEATTDEVGALTGKLGMLEGVKVKSLLV